The DNA sequence agagtttataaaatatattccagcATTAGGCATATATTTTCAgaacaataaaaagacatttctcttcCAGGCTCTCAACTTCTGGGCACATCTGAATAACACTTTCTAAGGGAAGTAAAATGGTAGGGATTCTTCCAACTCTGGAAACCTGCTTCTTTGTCTAAGAAATGACATCCACTGACCTAAAGAAGTCCTTCCTCACATCAAGACAGTGTTGTAAcaaatctaaagtttaattaTCAAGCATCACAAAGTTCTTAGTAATGTAGTCAGACAATCCAAATCTGGTTTCCACTTCATTCCCACTAAACTGCCTAAAGACCAAGGAGGAAGAGGGCATTCCAGTGCTATCACAAGGGTCTAGAGCTGCGTAGGTGGTCACAGGAAGCAGTGGGCACCATATTGGGGCCAGAAGTGGGGAGATATTCACAGAAGGTAGGAATCAGAGTGTCAAACTTTGTCTTCTGATAGTTTTCCAGAGACTCCTACAGAGAAGGGAGCAGGAGATCCTGTTGTCGAAAAACCATCCCCTAAATCCTCCGTATTCTGAAGCATGTGGATTTTTCAGGCTTGTTCTGCCCATCCTTTTCCCTACTCACCTTTTCCCTTCCTActcacctttccttctctctggcTATTTTCTTCCTCATCAGAGTCCAAAACCAAGTCTCCTATGGTAATGACAGAGCTGCACAGAGATGGGGAACACACTGGAGGAAGGAAAccagaatcaaaatactctttCTAGGTGAACAAAGTTTCTGAAAAGTATCTAAGAAAACAGACTGTCTAAGCAAAACCTGACTCAGCTTACCTACCTGGATTCTTGGCCCTAGGAGGTGATAAGGATAGTCTCAGTGGGTCAATATAGCAATCCAAGCAATTCCTGAGGTAGAAGCAAGCAAAGAACAGTGTGAAAGAAAAGCAAGTAAACAGTGTGGTCCTACTAGGAAGAAGCAAAGCTAACACTCACTCTTTTTGCTCTGAGGCAGATAAGTCAGCAGGGTTCTCCTTTAGAGCACTTTCCCCCAGGATCTGAGATGGACTCTTAGACTTCCCCGTGATGGCTGTTCTTGTGCCCACAGCATCTGATGGGTCTACTGTATGAATTCCGTGCTCTTCCCTGCTGTCAGATTTAGATATGACCTGGGTTGGTGTGCCCAAATTTCTAAAGGGGAACAGCATGACCATTGGGCGCTCCTTATGGCCTTCCCTAGCAGATGTCCATTGGGACCGGGTTCTTCGCTGGCCCAGAGGAGCCAAATTGAAGTGGTGGCCTGCCAAACGTTCTGGGTGCTTCCTTGAAGCTGGTCCCTGAGGGCCAGGCTTGGCTTTTGGCAGAGGACTATGGGGTGCTAGTGCCTGTTGCAGAGGAGGATTTTGTTCCATCTCTGTCAGGTTCACTGAATCAGAAACAGAGCactctgaaagagaaaatgaggctTCTTATAAAGAGAATAgataactgggcatggtggcacatacctgtaattccagcaacctagaaggctgaggcaggaagatcaccagttcaaggccagcctcagcaacttgatgaggccctaagtaactttgtgaagccctgtcccaaaattttaaaaaggggtgcagacgtagctcagtggttaagcacccctgggttcactaccagtaccagaaaaaaaatgaataatagatAGTAACAGATTAATTTGCTCAGGTTCCTTATGCTTCAGGCCCACCTAACTTCAAGTTGACTGACTCAAAATATGTCATACTAAACACCACATCCACAAATAGCTAGTTATCCCAGGTGGTACTAATACCTGGAAGTGGCCACCCCATGTCCACACCATATTGGCTCAAGGCAACAGAAGAGGTGATAGAAACTCCAGGCTGCATCCAACTCAGCACATCCTGAAGCTGTGGGCAGGAAAAGAAGCATAAAAAGCAGTCCTTGATACAATAATCCCACCCCACACTCTGTCCTTAAGTGTTTTGCTCCAACAAAACCTGCTGTGTCTGCACTGAAGGCAATGCTTTTTCCAGCTGACACATGTATTCAAAAAACAGCTTTTCCATAGCATCCAGAAAGGGTTCCCCATACTCTTGTTTAAGTTCCTACAGTGGAGAAAGACAAGCAGGTCAGAAAAGGATTACAGAAAATAGGAACAACCACCTAACAGCCTCCAAACTACCCAGTCTCACCTGAAGCTTTGAAGCCAAATCTACAGGGACCTCTGACAGCTGCTTCACCTGCTGGCAAAAAGTCTCCTGTGCCTCCAAAATCTTCCTCAGATCCTGCTTTGTCTGTTGATAGGAAAGGCAGAGAAGTTGAGGGTAACAGGGGCAACTTTTAAGTGCAACTGGGGTTAGGGCTTGTTTGCAAGATTTACTCACAGCTTTAGGGTCCCGCACTACAAGTCCAGATTCTGGGAAGTGGTGATTCAGGGCATTCAGGACCTGGGGCCAAGGCCGGCCCTGAAGGATCAGCTCCACCACCACCTGCACGATACTAAGCTCAGAATACCCACTCGGGGCAAACCACTCTTTTCCAACTGGTATCTCCCTGCCCCCCAACCTTCGGCCCTCTCAGGTCTTCCGTTCCGCCCCAATACCTTGGCCTTTAGGCCCATACAAAGGCGTTCATGGTGCCGGTAGCGAACCAAGCCTGGAGCAGCAGCGCGCAGGGATCCCAAAAATTCTAGTACTCTCGGAAAGTGCTCCACGCTGCGTTGGCGCACTACTTGCCAGCTGGCTGCCGCGGCGAAGCGCAAAGTAGCGGGGCCGGCCCCCGGAGGCGTGGCCATGGCCCCGTCTCCGCCCCAGGGCTGTTCCTGCAGGCTTCTTCCACCTTGGAGAGACTTCCCGACCCCTCCTGGAGGCGGGTTTCCGGGGGCCCTCTGATTCGGCTCTTTGGTGGTGCGCCGGATACGCTGCGATCTGACTCAATTCTCTTCTATAGGTCGCCAGAATTCTGGGGGCTTCTCCTAGCTCAGGATGGAGCCTGAATGGAGGAGCAGGGCGTCTCCAATGGTACCAGGATCACTCAGCTTTAAGCGCCACCGCTATCTGGAACTCGAAGGTACCTCACTTCCGGCTCTGAGACTAGTTTCCCTTGCCCCGGAAAAGGATGGTAAAAGGGAACCAATAGTCTGCCAGACAGGGAAGTGTGACGTCGCGTCATAAGGCCGCGCCTCCGCAGGTCCGGCCTCTCTCAGGCTCCGCCCCCCGGCTGCTAGTGCTTTAATTGGCTGCTGAGACATCTGTGACCGCTCCTCGCCCGTCGGGGCCTTCTCGATTCCTGCTTCTTTTCGCAGAACCTACTGAAAAGTCGTGTCACTTCCGAGGCCCGACTTTCTAATTCGGAGATCATGCAATCTTCTCTGTCCATTATTTTCGTTCGTTGAAATGACAAGTGCTTAAATCTCAGTCCTCAACTAGCACCTGCGAAACCTTCCCCAGCGACATGCTGCTTCCAGTAAGAATTTAGCCAAACAGAAGAGGGCGCTCGCCTTTAAGAAGTAAAATatgaactgggcacagtggcggaCGTCTGTAATCCTGGGACtccgggaggttgaggcagaagaatcacaaatttgaggccagcgtcagtttagtgagaccctgtctcaaaataaatgataaaaggtATAGGAATAGTGTAttagttgttaagcacccctggttcaatccgcGGTACCGGAAAAAAATACGAACCGTGATTGGTtgcacctgtaattctagctactctggaggatcacaaattcgaggccagagAGCATGGGCAACTcaattagcaagaccttgtcttaaaaggGCTGCGTGTAaagcagtggtagagtgcccctgggttcaattccaagttctGCAAAAGTTAAAGTGGCATCAGATTGTTAACTGGTCTTCTCTGCATAGTGGGGTTATATGCAATATTTtgtgcttttctgtttcttctgtatctagttataaaatttaaaaataatttcctttcagATTTTTGTTGAGTACTTAACTTGAGTCAGTCCCTTATTGAATTGACTATTTTCTTGGGTACAGGAAATTCTAGTCATCTCCCATTTTTACTTCACTTATTCCTTCTTTACCATTCCTTTATGTAGACTTGAATTTCTGACCTACATAATTTTCATTCTAATGCATTTCTTCTAACATATCTTGCAAGACAGGTCTAATGGTAATACATTTCCTCAACTTTTTTTTGGaaagtatttatttccttttaaagcataattttttGGATACAGAACTCAAGATTTGGagagttttgaaatttttcttcaacACTGCAAATGTTTCACTCCTTTTCTGCTTTCATGGTTTCTGAATGGAAGGCCAATGTAATTCTTATCCTTACTCTTCTGTAGATAAGTTTCCCCAGCCTA is a window from the Urocitellus parryii isolate mUroPar1 chromosome 6, mUroPar1.hap1, whole genome shotgun sequence genome containing:
- the Tinf2 gene encoding TERF1-interacting nuclear factor 2 isoform X1 is translated as MATPPGAGPATLRFAAAASWQVVRQRSVEHFPRVLEFLGSLRAAAPGLVRYRHHERLCMGLKAKVVVELILQGRPWPQVLNALNHHFPESGLVVRDPKATKQDLRKILEAQETFCQQVKQLSEVPVDLASKLQELKQEYGEPFLDAMEKLFFEYMCQLEKALPSVQTQQLQDVLSWMQPGVSITSSVALSQYGVDMGWPLPECSVSDSVNLTEMEQNPPLQQALAPHSPLPKAKPGPQGPASRKHPERLAGHHFNLAPLGQRRTRSQWTSAREGHKERPMVMLFPFRNLGTPTQVISKSDSREEHGIHTVDPSDAVGTRTAITGKSKSPSQILGESALKENPADLSASEQKENCLDCYIDPLRLSLSPPRAKNPVCSPSLCSSVITIGDLVLDSDEEENSQREGKESLENYQKTKFDTLIPTFCEYLPTSGPNMVPTASCDHLRSSRPL
- the Tinf2 gene encoding TERF1-interacting nuclear factor 2 isoform X3, which translates into the protein MATPPGAGPATLRFAAAASWQVVRQRSVEHFPRVLEFLGSLRAAAPGLVRYRHHERLCMGLKAKVVVELILQGRPWPQVLNALNHHFPESGLVVRDPKATKQDLRKILEAQETFCQQVKQLSEVPVDLASKLQELKQEYGEPFLDAMEKLFFEYMCQLEKALPSVQTQQLQDVLSWMQPGVSITSSVALSQYGVDMGWPLPECSVSDSVNLTEMEQNPPLQQALAPHSPLPKAKPGPQGPASRKHPERLAGHHFNLAPLGQRRTRSQWTSAREGHKERPMVMLFPFRNLGTPTQVISKSDSREEHGIHTVDPSDAVGTRTAITGKSKSPSQILGESALKENPADLSASEQKENCLDCYIDPLRLSLSPPRAKNPVCSPSLCSSVITIGDLVLDSDEEENSQREGKL
- the Tinf2 gene encoding TERF1-interacting nuclear factor 2 isoform X2; this translates as MATPPGAGPATLRFAAAASWQVVRQRSVEHFPRVLEFLGSLRAAAPGLVRYRHHERLCMGLKAKVVVELILQGRPWPQVLNALNHHFPESGLVVRDPKATKQDLRKILEAQETFCQQVKQLSEVPVDLASKLQELKQEYGEPFLDAMEKLFFEYMCQLEKALPSVQTQQLQDVLSWMQPGVSITSSVALSQYGVDMGWPLPECSVSDSVNLTEMEQNPPLQQALAPHSPLPKAKPGPQGPASRKHPERLAGHHFNLAPLGQRRTRSQWTSAREGHKERPMVMLFPFRNLGTPTQVISKSDSREEHGIHTVDPSDAVGTRTAITGKSKSPSQILGESALKENPADLSASEQKENCLDCYIDPLRLSLSPPRAKNPVCSPSLCSSVITIGDLVLDSDEEENSQREGKQL